From Leptidea sinapis chromosome 3, ilLepSina1.1, whole genome shotgun sequence, a single genomic window includes:
- the LOC126979627 gene encoding membrane-bound alkaline phosphatase-like isoform X1 — MNSFSMFFMFVAMTIVFVFARSVSKNPLPVVAFDEKNKDHWRAQAQWTLQSKLSQLQNKNVAKNIILFLGDGMSITTLAATRVYLGRQHGMTGEEIKLSFESFPYTGLAKTYCVDNNVADSACSGTAYLTGVKANSGTVGVTGAVKRGDCESARNSANTVTGLVDWAQRAGKSTGVVTTTRVTHASPAAAYAHSADRTWEGDADLPKRGLQCEDIASQLVQGHVGSHINVIMGGGRRNFLPRHEKDISGKHGSRNDNKNLIREWLLIKESMGVRPKYINSRREFYAKDYSNYDNILGLFSADHLPYNLDASEDDPSLTEMTQKAIEVLSKNTKGYFLFVEGGRIDTAHHETKARKALDETAEFAKAVEAALRLVNLDDTMIVVTSDHSHTMTYSGYSSRGSDILGLVNSKFNASDNLPYSTLSYANGPGYKPHQDFRRHNLMLDDMNDPDYTYPSLVPIPRETHGGEDVAVFATGPWAHLFSGNYEQNFIPHAIAYASCIGTGLTACNL, encoded by the exons ATCCATTACCCGTAGTTGCTTTTGATGAGAAGAATAAGGATCACTGGAGAGCACAAGCACAGTGGACTTTACAGTCTAAG CTATCACAGttgcaaaataaaaatgtagcaaaaaatataattctctTCCTTGGTGACGGAATGAGTATCACAACTCTAGCTGCTACCAGGGTGTACCTTGGACGGCAACATGGAATGACTGGGGAGGAAATAAAACTTAGCTTCGAGTCATTCCCATACACAGGTCTTGCAaag ACGTACTGCGTAGACAATAACGTGGCTGACTCTGCATGCAGTGGCACAGCTTATTTGACTGGAGTGAAGGCCAACAGTGGCACAGTGGGAGTGACAGGTGCTGTCAAGCGGGGTGATTGTGAAAGTGCCAGAAATAGTGCCAATACTGTCACAGGACTTGTAGACTGGGCACAGAGAGCTGGGAAGTCTACAG GTGTGGTGACCACAACTCGGGTCACTCACGCGTCACCAGCGGCTGCGTACGCACACTCGGCTGATCGCACGTGGGAAGGAGATGCTGATTTGCCAAAACGCGGCCTTCAATGTGAGGACATTGCATCACAACTAGTGCAGGGACACGTGGGGAGCCACATTAAT GTAATTATGGGAGGTGGCAGAagaaattttcttccacgtCATGAAAAGGATATCAGTGGCAAGCATGGAAGTAGAAATGATAATAAGAATTTAATTAGAGAGTGGCTTTTAATAAAGGAGTCCATGGGCGTGAGACCAAAGTACATCAATAGCAGGAGAGAATTCTATGCCAAAGACTATagtaattatgataatatattaggATTATTCTCAGCTGATCATTTACCGTACAATCTTGATGCGAGTGAAGATGATCCATCGTTGACTGAGATGACACAAAAGGCTATCGAAGTTCTATCTAAAAACACAaaaggatactttttatttgttGAGG gTGGTAGAATAGATACTGCACATCATGAAACAAAAGCCAGAAAAGCACTCGATGAGACAGCTGAATTCGCAAAGGCAGTAGAAGCTGCCTTACGCCTAGTAAACCTAGACGATACAATGATTGTAGTGACTTCAGACCATAGTCACACTATGACGTACAGCGGGTATAGTTCAAGAGGTTCTGATATACTGGGACTTGTTAATTCAAAG TTTAATGCATCAGATAACCTTCCATACTCAACATTGAGCTACGCGAACGGACCAGGATATAAGCCACACCAGGATTTCCGAAGACATAATCTTATGTTAGACGATATGA atGACCCAGACTACACTTACCCGTCTCTGGTGCCGATCCCACGAGAAACCCATGGTGGTGAAGATGTGGCAGTGTTCGCAACTGGCCCATGGGCTCATCTATTCAGTGGAAATTATGAACAGAACTTTATACCGCACGCTATTGCGTATGCGTCTTGCATCGGTACTGGTCTTACCGCTTGCAATTTATGA
- the LOC126979627 gene encoding membrane-bound alkaline phosphatase-like isoform X2 — translation MSITTLAATRVYLGRQHGMTGEEIKLSFESFPYTGLAKTYCVDNNVADSACSGTAYLTGVKANSGTVGVTGAVKRGDCESARNSANTVTGLVDWAQRAGKSTGVVTTTRVTHASPAAAYAHSADRTWEGDADLPKRGLQCEDIASQLVQGHVGSHINVIMGGGRRNFLPRHEKDISGKHGSRNDNKNLIREWLLIKESMGVRPKYINSRREFYAKDYSNYDNILGLFSADHLPYNLDASEDDPSLTEMTQKAIEVLSKNTKGYFLFVEGGRIDTAHHETKARKALDETAEFAKAVEAALRLVNLDDTMIVVTSDHSHTMTYSGYSSRGSDILGLVNSKFNASDNLPYSTLSYANGPGYKPHQDFRRHNLMLDDMNDPDYTYPSLVPIPRETHGGEDVAVFATGPWAHLFSGNYEQNFIPHAIAYASCIGTGLTACNL, via the exons ATGAGTATCACAACTCTAGCTGCTACCAGGGTGTACCTTGGACGGCAACATGGAATGACTGGGGAGGAAATAAAACTTAGCTTCGAGTCATTCCCATACACAGGTCTTGCAaag ACGTACTGCGTAGACAATAACGTGGCTGACTCTGCATGCAGTGGCACAGCTTATTTGACTGGAGTGAAGGCCAACAGTGGCACAGTGGGAGTGACAGGTGCTGTCAAGCGGGGTGATTGTGAAAGTGCCAGAAATAGTGCCAATACTGTCACAGGACTTGTAGACTGGGCACAGAGAGCTGGGAAGTCTACAG GTGTGGTGACCACAACTCGGGTCACTCACGCGTCACCAGCGGCTGCGTACGCACACTCGGCTGATCGCACGTGGGAAGGAGATGCTGATTTGCCAAAACGCGGCCTTCAATGTGAGGACATTGCATCACAACTAGTGCAGGGACACGTGGGGAGCCACATTAAT GTAATTATGGGAGGTGGCAGAagaaattttcttccacgtCATGAAAAGGATATCAGTGGCAAGCATGGAAGTAGAAATGATAATAAGAATTTAATTAGAGAGTGGCTTTTAATAAAGGAGTCCATGGGCGTGAGACCAAAGTACATCAATAGCAGGAGAGAATTCTATGCCAAAGACTATagtaattatgataatatattaggATTATTCTCAGCTGATCATTTACCGTACAATCTTGATGCGAGTGAAGATGATCCATCGTTGACTGAGATGACACAAAAGGCTATCGAAGTTCTATCTAAAAACACAaaaggatactttttatttgttGAGG gTGGTAGAATAGATACTGCACATCATGAAACAAAAGCCAGAAAAGCACTCGATGAGACAGCTGAATTCGCAAAGGCAGTAGAAGCTGCCTTACGCCTAGTAAACCTAGACGATACAATGATTGTAGTGACTTCAGACCATAGTCACACTATGACGTACAGCGGGTATAGTTCAAGAGGTTCTGATATACTGGGACTTGTTAATTCAAAG TTTAATGCATCAGATAACCTTCCATACTCAACATTGAGCTACGCGAACGGACCAGGATATAAGCCACACCAGGATTTCCGAAGACATAATCTTATGTTAGACGATATGA atGACCCAGACTACACTTACCCGTCTCTGGTGCCGATCCCACGAGAAACCCATGGTGGTGAAGATGTGGCAGTGTTCGCAACTGGCCCATGGGCTCATCTATTCAGTGGAAATTATGAACAGAACTTTATACCGCACGCTATTGCGTATGCGTCTTGCATCGGTACTGGTCTTACCGCTTGCAATTTATGA